Part of the Amphiura filiformis chromosome 9, Afil_fr2py, whole genome shotgun sequence genome is shown below.
acttgggtgggttttgtattcaggtattcagtTATACGTCAAACTGCATCTGACAGTTGCAAAGCATTAATACACGGGcggccctaatttggtaaaacaaCCTAACTCGAAGATAGAAGTTTTACCTAATTAAGGCTCTGCTGAAAAATATTTAGACCTACCTTGGTGAAAACCTGGAACTTTAGGAACACAATAATAAGCTAGACACTTGGAAAAAAGAAATGGCATAaaggcttttaaacttttttcagTACAGTCCTGATAAGACATTAAAGTCTATCTCGAgttttaccaaattagggccgCGGGGTTTCAAAATGACTGTTCTCCTaccatttttggtgtttttgaaaagacTGTCTCTAAACGCATACTTTAATTGACTTATACTTAAACACAATATAAACATAAATGATATTACATGATATTACATGAGTATGTGTGTTACTATTTGTTACCTTTTGGATCCTGTTTTTCGTCTTCCTTTCCGCCTTTGATTTCGTTATCCAAACGTTGTTGAGTGTAGCATTCTTGACGATTTTCTTTTTTAACTTGTCAATAGTAGAGAGAAGCTGCTTTACTTGTTGACGATTTTCAACCGAGGTGGATTTAAATTTGTTGTTCACTCCAACATATCGCATGCTGCAATCTTCCAAAAGCGCACGGCATGGACCGCTGATTCTGTCCACATATTGCTGTAGCTTCAGAGCTCTCTTGACAGCTATGGTTTGAGTGGAATCCCGATTTCCTTCTTCGTCATCACTGTCCGAGTCATCGTCGTCAAACAGAGAATCAACATGCGTgaaaacaatgatcaaaaaccTTGTACTATTTTTACCGAAACTCTGCCTCATCTGCTCAATCCCACGAACTACTTCCTCTGTAAATCGACCAACTTTAACAACGAGAAGTATTGCATGGGGCCTGGTGGAACCAACGAAATGCTTCGCATTAAAACATTTCTATCTTCGATGTAGTTTGTCGTGTCGAATAAGCCTGGTGTATCCACGATCGAAACATGGTAGTCAAAAACCTTTGCATCCTTGCTTTCCGAACTCTTAGTGACAGGAGCTGGACTAAGTTTACTCACAAACGGGGTTGTCAGTTTTTCTTCAGCACCTAATATACTGTTGCCCAGAGCACTTTTGCCTGCTGCAGTCATTCCAACAACCAGTAAACGCAAAGAGCCCATTCCTACAAAAGACAGTTTTAACACAACATAATGAGTATTAACAACTTATAAGTGGATTGTCCAATCGACAAGTGAACCTAATTCACACCTTTCCTGCAAATGATGTGCGCTACGAATTTTGTGGAACTTACTATATATGGGGTTTTCCATTTGACAGACCGTGCACAATTAGGGAAATGTGTTTCAACCCCAGAACTTCACACCATAAGTATGTTACTAGGTAATTATTATTGCACCATAAAACCGTTGAGGTTTAACAGTTCAGCTTACCAAATACATTAAATACAATAAGAACTTTAATTATCGAGTGGCGCCATAACGGGTATTAATCAGAACCGACTTTATCAGGCGTTTCAAATATTAAATGAATTCGAGGGTGCACATAATTCGAGGGCAGTTTTATGTTCTACTATAGAGAACGACAGCATTTCTTGCTGCTCCTGCAACTTCAAGTTGATAAAGTAAGAGCTATATATAGCAGCTTTAACTTCAATGCAGTTGACACTCTTTGCACAATTAATGAGTATATGGTGCAATAAGATTCAGTTAGACTCAGAAAGTCTGATTATACtacattttccccgagttacagcccatcGGACTAACTTAAAatatgacctgacctttgacctcggatgacctttgcggtttcatactccccaagggCCAGGGATTGTTTTCctcgagttacagcccgatcggagcaactttaaatttgacctgacttttgacctcggatgacctttgcggttttatactccccaagggccagggattgttttccctgacatacagcccaatcggagcaactttgaatttgacctgacctttgaccttggatgacctaacAAATGCAAACATGCTCTTGATCTGTATTTAGGCTTAATATCATGCCACGGTGCTCCAACACTGAAAACTGTAAATGAATTAGCCATTTGTACTAATTGTTTCAACTTGTTGTGCAATCTGGGAAATATGCATGTACCAGGGTATTACCAATTACTGTGACTGTAGTTGACCtgacatttgaccttggatgacctagcAAACGCAAACTTACTCTGGATTTGCATACAGTGTGTACGTGTAGGCCCAATATCATATCACGATGCACCAATTCATTTAACACTGAAAACTTTAAATGAATtagtagatagatagatattcCTCTAATCTGAGAGATGAATTTAAGCCAGGGCATTGTGATGGTGCTTGGGGATATAGCAATGTTTCTTGCAAATATTTAGCTTTAGCCACTTGTTGCACTTGCTTGTGCAATACTGCAAGCCCAGTATTCAATGAATTCAATGttatcagagctatttatagacgGTCATCTATGTAGACAGGTTCAAACTTGATTTCTTGGCTACTTGGAAGCGTTGGGCATATGTGGTAACTTGATTACACACTGACACACACCCACACAGCACGCAGATGTTACAGATCTGGTATTATTAGTAGTATAGATGGGCAGGGGTACTTGTTTGTTTCATTATATGGATGGAGGTTGTTGTCGAGGCGCCTGTTTTTACTTGTAATGCAGGCTCTGGATAGCGCAATACGGCATAAGATGTAATACACGGTGCCAAAAATGTGAGACATTTTGGTATAGGCTAATCCAAAACCAACTCGATCAATTATATTGTTTTTAAGTTtggactgattagttatgcatcaagtaagcgggtttttgttgctactgtTTATCATCTTCATGGAGTAATGCAGACCGTATGAatgaaattttggtcaaaaaagttacatttgtctacataggctttttatgccttTTATGCTTCAATTTTGTGGTTGACAACCTTTTCCCTTTAAAtcaataatttaat
Proteins encoded:
- the LOC140160851 gene encoding GTPase IMAP family member 6-like codes for the protein MAIAAVPGYINFEDDSDSPVDGMGSLRLLVVGMTAAGKSALGNSILGAEEKLTTPFVSKLSPAPVTKSSESKDAKVFDYHVSIVDTPGLFDTTNYIEDRNVLMRSISLVPPGPMQYFSLLKLVDLQRK